The window AGCATCCGTCAAGGCGACGTGATGGAAAAAGTCACCATTTCCGAAACGCTCTAACCCCAACGCCTTTACGCAATCTTCGTAAAGGCTCCCACCACTTTTCCAAGCACCCGCACCTGTTTTGCTTCAATCCGCTCTGGCACATACATTCCATTATCCGAAACAAGTTCCAAAGATCCGTCTGCCTTTAGCTGAAGACGCTTAATAAACAAGCCCCCTGGCGTAGCAAGCACAAAAATACCCCCACGGTGAATCTGCACTTGCGTGCGGTCCACAAGCACAACATTGCCCTCGTGCAACGTAGGTTCCATGGAATCACCAAGGACATTAATCGCTTCAATCTCTTCTGTTTTGCAACGCACCCCAATCCGCTCTAAAATCGCTTCGTCTACATGTAAATACGCTTCTGCTACGTCATAATTTTCAGCTCCTCCGCCAGCGGAAGCATAAATGTCATGAAAGTACCGAATTCTTGCAAACCGCTCGGTCTCTTGCGTAAGACTCTCCACTATTTGATTGTAAAAAAGCCAATTGATAGATATCTTGCGTCTGGCACAAAAATCAAGCAGTTCTTGGTAGGGGATTTTATTGCGGTTTTTCATGGTCGCAAGGGTGACATGGTT is drawn from Sulfurospirillum tamanense and contains these coding sequences:
- a CDS encoding S24 family peptidase, producing the protein MPDFKDILLRLKDVLSQDVGNRKVFDKDVAEALNINHVTLATMKNRNKIPYQELLDFCARRKISINWLFYNQIVESLTQETERFARIRYFHDIYASAGGGAENYDVAEAYLHVDEAILERIGVRCKTEEIEAINVLGDSMEPTLHEGNVVLVDRTQVQIHRGGIFVLATPGGLFIKRLQLKADGSLELVSDNGMYVPERIEAKQVRVLGKVVGAFTKIA